A window from Moritella yayanosii encodes these proteins:
- a CDS encoding conjugal transfer protein TraF: MSKNGISLGLALAFTSLASTAASYAPDGRSNAMGNIGVATADYLVAPLYNPALLAVFHKSDDIGILLPAIGVNAKDADSSLETITDLQDTIEEFENSGYNNPGFEADINNYLNELDGNAPVNITAGVAFAIAIPSNNVSVSIYGRGYVEVISRIHVDNASGTAQGRYEASTVEVTGFGYSELGVALAKKYTIYGESFSFGVTPKYQILQTYSDITTVSDFDVELDESDAEVTAFNFDLGAVWMKNNYRVALAIKDVLAQEIQSTTNKTYEMTPQATLGLAYAAEYFTFGVDVDLTEQTRYVDVDDNTQFARVGVEVNAWHWAQLRAGFEHDMQDTMEDSLTAGIGISPFGTLNLDVAGSYGSDNQVGASASLSFTF, translated from the coding sequence ATGTCAAAAAATGGAATTTCACTTGGCCTCGCACTGGCATTCACCTCTTTAGCTTCAACAGCCGCAAGTTATGCACCCGATGGTCGCTCAAATGCAATGGGTAATATCGGTGTTGCAACCGCAGATTATCTAGTCGCGCCTCTTTATAATCCGGCATTACTTGCCGTATTTCATAAGTCGGATGATATCGGTATTTTATTGCCAGCCATCGGGGTTAATGCAAAAGACGCGGATAGCTCGTTAGAAACCATCACTGATTTACAAGATACAATCGAAGAGTTTGAGAATTCAGGCTATAACAATCCAGGCTTTGAAGCTGATATCAATAATTACCTCAATGAACTTGATGGTAATGCCCCTGTAAATATAACCGCGGGTGTTGCGTTCGCAATTGCTATTCCAAGTAATAATGTTTCAGTTAGTATATATGGTCGTGGTTATGTTGAGGTCATTTCTAGAATTCATGTAGATAACGCTTCGGGTACTGCACAAGGGCGTTATGAAGCTTCAACCGTAGAGGTAACTGGTTTTGGTTATTCTGAATTGGGTGTTGCTTTAGCAAAAAAATATACCATCTACGGGGAGTCATTTTCATTCGGTGTCACACCTAAATATCAAATATTACAAACCTATTCAGATATTACAACTGTTAGCGACTTTGACGTTGAGTTAGATGAATCAGATGCAGAAGTGACAGCATTCAACTTCGATTTAGGTGCGGTGTGGATGAAAAACAATTACCGTGTTGCGTTAGCGATAAAAGATGTATTAGCCCAAGAAATACAGTCAACAACGAATAAAACTTATGAAATGACCCCACAAGCGACGTTAGGTTTAGCGTATGCTGCAGAATATTTCACTTTTGGTGTTGACGTGGATTTAACTGAGCAAACTCGTTATGTGGATGTAGACGATAATACCCAGTTCGCACGTGTGGGTGTGGAAGTTAATGCATGGCACTGGGCGCAATTACGCGCAGGCTTTGAGCATGATATGCAAGATACGATGGAAGACTCGTTAACTGCCGGTATTGGTATTAGCCCATTCGGCACGTTAAACCTGGATGTTGCGGGTTCTTACGGTAGTGATAATCAAGTTGGCGCATCAGCGAGCTTAAGCTTCACTTTCTAA
- a CDS encoding aminotransferase-like domain-containing protein, giving the protein MQLAKSLQAIKPSYIREILSVANSADVISLAGGLPDGEHFPLALMEQSIQQLTTRSELFQYGSTAGYGPLLAYFRECYQLSDQQDALVCTGSQQGLDLIARAFLDAGDKVVMEAPSYLGALQVFGLAQASIESIQQREDGPDLQELEQCFANNTIKMFYAVPDFHNPTGVCWSLEVRKKVALLCQQYNVALIEDAPYRELRFAGTELPLVSSFCPEQAIVLRSYSKIATPGIRLGLVSGPKNWISALERVKQGADLHSSQPMQAVLLDLLQHEDFPKHLDGLRQLYRQRYQYLADLLTAKLPDNCQFEPVEGGMFIWLRLPECNVDNLAKDMLAVGVAVVPSSVFYQSEVGKGAAFRLNFTNACHADLLLAVNRLAQVLKSIKG; this is encoded by the coding sequence ATGCAGTTAGCGAAATCATTACAAGCCATTAAACCGTCTTACATTCGAGAAATTTTGAGTGTCGCTAACTCAGCAGATGTCATCTCATTAGCGGGGGGGTTACCTGATGGTGAGCATTTCCCATTAGCGCTTATGGAACAGAGTATTCAACAATTGACTACGCGTTCAGAACTGTTCCAATACGGTAGTACCGCAGGATATGGACCTTTATTAGCTTATTTCCGTGAATGTTACCAATTATCTGACCAGCAAGATGCGTTGGTATGTACTGGTTCGCAACAAGGTTTAGATTTGATTGCCCGTGCATTTTTAGACGCGGGTGACAAAGTGGTGATGGAAGCACCTAGCTACTTAGGCGCTTTACAGGTATTTGGATTAGCACAAGCTAGCATTGAAAGTATTCAGCAGCGCGAAGACGGCCCTGATTTACAAGAATTAGAGCAATGCTTCGCCAATAATACGATCAAAATGTTTTATGCAGTACCTGATTTCCATAATCCAACCGGGGTATGTTGGTCGCTTGAAGTACGTAAAAAAGTCGCGCTATTGTGTCAGCAATATAACGTGGCACTGATTGAAGATGCCCCTTACCGTGAATTACGTTTTGCGGGTACTGAGCTACCTTTGGTATCTAGCTTCTGCCCAGAACAGGCGATTGTACTGCGTTCATATTCTAAGATAGCTACGCCAGGGATCCGTTTAGGTTTAGTGAGCGGTCCTAAGAATTGGATCTCTGCACTCGAACGTGTAAAACAAGGTGCTGATTTACATTCAAGTCAACCAATGCAAGCTGTGCTGCTGGATCTATTACAACATGAAGACTTTCCAAAACATTTAGATGGACTTCGACAGTTATATCGTCAACGTTATCAATATCTAGCGGATTTATTAACCGCGAAATTGCCAGACAATTGTCAGTTTGAACCAGTAGAAGGCGGTATGTTTATTTGGCTACGTCTGCCGGAATGTAATGTAGACAATCTTGCTAAAGACATGCTTGCAGTGGGTGTTGCTGTCGTCCCTAGCTCGGTATTCTATCAATCAGAAGTCGGGAAGGGTGCTGCATTTAGGTTGAATTTTACCAATGCCTGTCATGCAGATCTATTGTTGGCAGTTAATCGATTAGCACAAGTACTAAAAAGTATTAAAGGGTGA
- a CDS encoding AraC family transcriptional regulator, which yields MPITPLLSPSSNQQTSRINDVLNFIHRDISAELPARQLAKVAAYSEQHFHRVFKSVVGESVHQYIRRSRLEFAANQLMFDTRSSVVTVATKSGFASVSSFSRAFKATFAMSPGEWRRKDLATSTPPYLRDPEIAAAYSRIQNHILPRVQLIQLPERHVAYVRHQGYGRSIRLAWQTLLAWANVEGRSYQQQFGLHHSNPAFVALEQCRYVACLAIDKPLLRRGTVNSMVIPGGLHAVFKLTGKYGELLPYLSKIIEQWLPSSGFKMQSTPAYVHYQKNHFLDEDEQFELQFCLPVSTFF from the coding sequence ATGCCTATAACACCGCTTTTGAGCCCGTCTTCAAATCAGCAGACATCACGCATCAACGATGTACTCAATTTTATTCATCGTGATATCAGTGCTGAATTACCTGCGCGACAACTAGCAAAAGTAGCAGCTTATTCTGAACAACACTTTCACCGTGTGTTCAAAAGTGTTGTCGGCGAATCCGTCCATCAATACATTCGCCGTAGCCGTTTGGAGTTTGCTGCTAACCAGTTAATGTTTGATACCCGCAGTTCGGTGGTCACGGTTGCGACTAAATCAGGCTTTGCTTCGGTATCTTCTTTTAGCCGTGCATTTAAAGCCACCTTTGCCATGTCACCAGGTGAATGGCGCCGTAAAGACTTAGCCACCAGCACGCCACCCTATTTACGCGATCCAGAAATTGCGGCAGCTTATTCACGCATTCAAAATCATATATTACCTCGTGTACAGCTTATTCAATTACCAGAAAGGCATGTGGCTTATGTTCGCCATCAAGGTTATGGACGTTCAATTCGCCTTGCTTGGCAAACTCTGCTGGCGTGGGCAAACGTGGAAGGTCGAAGTTATCAGCAACAATTTGGCTTACATCACTCTAACCCGGCATTCGTCGCTTTAGAGCAGTGCCGTTATGTCGCTTGTTTAGCCATAGATAAACCATTATTACGCCGCGGCACAGTAAACAGCATGGTGATCCCTGGCGGTTTACACGCTGTGTTTAAGCTAACCGGGAAATATGGAGAGTTACTGCCGTATTTAAGTAAGATCATTGAGCAATGGTTGCCGTCATCAGGTTTTAAAATGCAGTCAACGCCAGCCTATGTGCATTACCAGAAGAATCATTTTTTAGACGAGGATGAGCAGTTCGAATTACAATTCTGCCTACCTGTATCAACCTTCTTCTAG
- a CDS encoding fumarate reductase iron-sulfur subunit, translated as MSLGRNLTFNIFRHDPQVPGDKPKMERYQLQEAPGMTVFIALNMIREQQDSSLQFDFVCRAGICGSCAMVVNGLPTLACRTLTSTYPKGEITLMPLPGFKLIGDLSVDTGKFMRELAERLKLWLHPLPTDKDMHHIEAPMEPEQAAKLYELDRCVECGVCVSACATKQMRDTFVGAVGLMKLARFELDPRDDRQDIDFYHVIGSQDGVFGCMTLLGCEDNCPKNLPHMQQIAYLRRKMALVTDVS; from the coding sequence ATGAGCCTAGGACGTAACCTTACTTTTAATATTTTTCGTCATGATCCACAAGTACCTGGAGACAAACCGAAAATGGAGCGTTATCAGTTACAAGAAGCGCCAGGTATGACGGTTTTTATTGCGTTAAATATGATCAGAGAGCAGCAAGATAGCTCGTTGCAGTTTGACTTTGTCTGCCGTGCCGGGATCTGTGGTAGTTGTGCAATGGTAGTGAATGGATTGCCCACTTTAGCCTGCCGTACTTTAACGAGTACTTATCCGAAAGGTGAGATCACTTTAATGCCGTTACCGGGTTTTAAATTGATCGGCGATTTGTCGGTTGATACCGGTAAATTTATGCGTGAATTGGCCGAGCGTTTAAAACTCTGGTTACATCCGTTACCAACAGATAAAGACATGCATCATATCGAAGCACCAATGGAGCCAGAACAAGCGGCTAAATTGTACGAGTTAGACCGTTGTGTGGAATGTGGTGTTTGTGTATCTGCTTGTGCGACCAAACAGATGCGCGATACTTTTGTGGGCGCAGTGGGATTAATGAAGTTAGCGCGTTTTGAATTAGATCCGCGCGATGATCGTCAAGATATTGATTTCTATCACGTTATTGGCAGTCAGGACGGGGTCTTTGGTTGTATGACGTTATTGGGTTGTGAGGACAATTGTCCGAAAAATCTACCTCATATGCAACAGATCGCATATTTACGTCGTAAGATGGCGTTAGTGACAGATGTTAGCTAA
- a CDS encoding fumarate reductase flavoprotein subunit encodes MKIIYTDCLVVGAGLAGLRVAIAAKEQGLDTVVLSLIPAKRSHSAAAQGGMQASLANTVKGLGDDEDIHFSDTVKGSDWGCDQVVARMFTHCAPKAVREMNNWGVPWSRITKGPRQVIMNAEKVTIEEAEEAHGLINARDFGGTKKWRTCYTADGTGHSLLYAMDNKAIEMNIPVHERIEALALIHDGKRCHGVVARCLVTGELRAYIGKATTVATGGYGRIYAVSTNAIICEGIGQALALDTGVATLGNMEAVQFHPTAIVPVGILTTEGCRGDGGLLRDKDGHRFMPDYEPEKKELASRDVVSRRMTEHMRKGKGVDSQYGPHLWLDITLLGRKHIETNLREVKEICENFLGIDPVTDWIPVRPTQHYSMGGIRTNERGESPQLKGLFSVGEAACWDMHGFNRLGGNSIAETVVAGMIVGKYVADFCHQNSLYLDTALIEKSVNALQTEIDGLLYGEKENAENVFKLTSEMQRIMMSYVGIFRNGKELDKAVNELKALLVRSKNIVVKCKKRHSNPELVAALRVTRMLRVALTVACGAAARTESRGAHAREDFPQRNDKDWLNRTLATWPDADSLEPELHYEDLDVMTMELPPGYRGYGNDNAISHPDTEKREQQIASILADLDDDADRFSRQEALMPFTLPEALMPRNERLNETFVPTSKRGNTTDDTIHSLKKSTNLVGEKQL; translated from the coding sequence GTGAAAATAATTTATACAGATTGTTTAGTAGTAGGTGCTGGATTAGCTGGTTTGCGCGTAGCGATTGCTGCAAAGGAGCAGGGCTTAGATACCGTCGTATTATCCCTTATTCCGGCCAAACGTTCGCATTCAGCTGCGGCGCAGGGCGGCATGCAGGCGAGTTTGGCTAATACCGTAAAGGGTTTGGGCGATGATGAAGACATTCATTTTTCAGATACCGTAAAAGGCTCTGACTGGGGTTGTGATCAAGTAGTCGCAAGGATGTTTACCCATTGTGCACCGAAAGCAGTGCGTGAGATGAATAACTGGGGAGTACCTTGGAGTCGAATTACTAAAGGTCCCAGACAGGTGATCATGAATGCGGAAAAAGTAACGATTGAAGAAGCGGAAGAAGCCCATGGTTTGATCAACGCCCGTGACTTTGGTGGTACTAAAAAATGGCGTACCTGTTATACCGCGGACGGTACTGGTCATTCATTATTGTATGCGATGGACAACAAAGCCATCGAAATGAATATTCCGGTGCATGAACGTATTGAAGCACTGGCCTTGATCCATGATGGCAAGCGTTGTCATGGTGTAGTGGCTCGTTGTTTAGTGACGGGTGAATTGCGCGCTTATATCGGGAAAGCGACAACAGTAGCAACCGGTGGTTACGGGCGCATATATGCGGTTTCGACTAATGCTATTATTTGTGAAGGTATCGGTCAGGCATTAGCACTCGATACCGGTGTGGCCACCTTAGGTAATATGGAAGCGGTGCAGTTCCATCCCACTGCTATTGTGCCGGTTGGTATTCTGACCACGGAAGGTTGCCGCGGTGACGGTGGATTATTACGGGATAAAGACGGTCATCGTTTTATGCCGGATTATGAGCCGGAGAAAAAAGAACTTGCTTCCCGGGATGTAGTATCTCGTCGGATGACCGAGCATATGCGCAAAGGCAAAGGCGTTGACAGTCAGTATGGCCCGCATCTGTGGTTAGATATTACCTTACTCGGTCGTAAACATATTGAAACTAACTTACGGGAAGTCAAAGAGATCTGTGAAAACTTCCTGGGGATTGATCCGGTAACAGATTGGATCCCGGTACGGCCGACCCAGCACTATTCTATGGGCGGGATCCGTACGAATGAACGAGGCGAAAGTCCGCAATTAAAAGGCTTATTTAGTGTTGGTGAAGCAGCTTGCTGGGATATGCATGGTTTTAACCGATTAGGCGGTAATTCCATCGCAGAAACTGTTGTTGCCGGCATGATAGTCGGTAAATACGTTGCCGATTTCTGCCATCAAAATAGCTTGTATCTGGATACGGCATTGATCGAGAAAAGCGTGAACGCATTGCAAACTGAAATTGATGGTTTGTTATATGGTGAAAAAGAAAATGCAGAAAATGTTTTCAAACTCACTAGTGAAATGCAGCGGATCATGATGAGCTATGTGGGTATCTTCCGTAATGGAAAGGAACTTGATAAAGCGGTAAATGAACTGAAGGCTTTGTTAGTACGTAGTAAAAATATTGTGGTTAAATGTAAAAAACGTCATTCTAACCCTGAATTAGTGGCAGCATTAAGAGTAACCCGTATGCTAAGAGTTGCCTTGACGGTGGCGTGTGGTGCTGCTGCCCGTACCGAAAGCCGAGGAGCCCATGCCCGTGAAGATTTCCCGCAACGTAATGATAAAGATTGGCTAAACAGAACCTTAGCCACTTGGCCTGATGCCGATTCATTAGAGCCTGAATTGCATTATGAAGATTTAGATGTGATGACGATGGAACTTCCACCGGGTTATCGAGGTTATGGTAATGATAATGCGATTTCTCATCCTGATACTGAAAAACGTGAGCAACAGATCGCCAGTATTCTAGCTGACTTAGACGATGATGCCGATCGTTTTAGCAGGCAAGAGGCGTTAATGCCATTTACTTTACCGGAAGCGTTAATGCCAAGGAATGAACGTCTAAATGAAACTTTTGTGCCGACGTCTAAACGTGGAAATACGACCGATGATACCATTCATTCATTAAAGAAATCGACTAATCTGGTTGGAGAAAAACAGCTATGA
- a CDS encoding fumarate reductase cytochrome b subunit, which yields MKGGDMKFKNINWSGRLDVMQSGTGVLLTLFLWTHVILVSSILLGGKAMSWVAGVMELKFMTDDGHGYPWVVTLIAIVIGVLALMHMLAVMHKMPLNLKQQLALRNQLNVINHADTRLWVWQAITGVIIMVALPVHLWLIGSAPETIGPVGSAIRIWRDHAWLLYFPLLFAAEMHAAIGIYRVALKWGAVRDLNTRVRIKKIKNIISVVFVAIGTASILAFLPHVSA from the coding sequence ATTAAGGGCGGAGATATGAAATTTAAGAATATAAATTGGAGTGGTAGACTGGATGTAATGCAAAGTGGGACAGGCGTTTTACTTACTCTGTTTCTATGGACACACGTGATCTTAGTATCCTCTATTTTACTCGGCGGTAAAGCCATGAGTTGGGTTGCTGGGGTGATGGAATTAAAATTTATGACCGATGACGGTCATGGTTACCCCTGGGTCGTAACGTTAATTGCTATTGTCATTGGGGTCTTGGCTCTAATGCATATGCTGGCTGTTATGCATAAGATGCCGCTGAATTTAAAACAACAATTAGCTCTGCGCAATCAGCTTAATGTTATCAATCATGCTGATACGCGGTTATGGGTATGGCAAGCTATTACTGGGGTGATTATTATGGTCGCTTTACCAGTACATTTATGGCTAATCGGCTCAGCGCCAGAAACGATAGGACCGGTTGGTTCGGCAATACGGATCTGGCGGGACCATGCTTGGTTATTATATTTCCCTCTCTTGTTTGCTGCTGAAATGCACGCTGCGATCGGTATTTATCGAGTGGCTCTTAAATGGGGTGCAGTGCGTGATTTAAATACTCGTGTTCGTATTAAAAAAATTAAAAATATCATCAGTGTGGTGTTTGTGGCTATCGGCACAGCTTCAATTTTAGCTTTCTTACCGCACGTCAGCGCATAA
- a CDS encoding DoxX family protein, translated as MNKVLLTVGRIMLALYFLIPGIMKFVSWDMHIGLMEKHNMPFVPVLLAAAGVFQIVAAILLIANRYTAIVALLLAGLVIVININLHDFWNLTGIEGGHEMQNFIKNLGIFAGLLVLSGHHWSSLNWGQNSIINNK; from the coding sequence ATGAATAAGGTGTTATTAACCGTTGGCCGCATCATGTTGGCGTTGTACTTCTTAATTCCAGGCATTATGAAGTTTGTATCTTGGGACATGCATATCGGTTTAATGGAAAAGCATAACATGCCGTTTGTACCTGTGCTGCTCGCGGCGGCAGGTGTATTCCAGATTGTTGCAGCTATCTTGCTTATTGCCAATCGTTATACTGCCATTGTCGCATTGTTGTTAGCTGGGCTCGTTATTGTTATTAATATTAATCTACATGACTTCTGGAATTTAACGGGTATAGAAGGTGGGCATGAAATGCAAAACTTTATCAAAAATCTAGGTATTTTTGCTGGCCTGTTAGTTTTATCTGGACACCATTGGTCGTCGCTTAATTGGGGACAAAATAGCATAATAAATAATAAATAA